The Archocentrus centrarchus isolate MPI-CPG fArcCen1 chromosome 1, fArcCen1, whole genome shotgun sequence genome includes the window ACATTATTGGTGGCCTACTGGCCAGGGCcagtaaaaataaactaaaaaagtaGTCTGATCAGATGTTGGCCTGTCTGCACCAGTAACTGTGTTTCCCCCAAAGATACGAGTTCATGTGTTAAGAAAAACTGCCTGCAGCAACCCTtactaacatttttttctctgtatataGCCTAttctcacattaaaaaaaaaaaaaaaattactaaagTGTAtgaggttagaaaaaaaaaaaaaaaaaaaaaaaaaaaaaaaaaaagaggacgaGCGTGTCACATTTATGTTCAACAATAGAAGCATGCAGATTGTCAGACATATTTAGGGCCACGTGCATATCAAAATAATTATAAGACCAGCTGAAGAAGTCTCTTTCTCAACAAACAGGCTGTAAACACAAGACCAGTGAAGACATGCTGTCATAATTTAGCATGGAACCACAGCCTttcctctctgacacacacagcaaagatgCAAAAACAGGGAAACCTggtgaaagaaaacattttttctagaGTTTTCTAGAGCGGTGCTTGTTACtgtaaacacaatgaaaacCTTCACAGCAAATAAGATTCCTTAATCAAATCACCTGATCAAGCAGcttaaatgtgaagaaaagtgTCTTTTCTCCTGGGCCCAATAACAGGAAGCATGGCCAGAGTAAGTTCTATCAACTCGGAGTATGTTCACCTTGAGTTAAGCATGTGCGTGAGTggggaaagaaagccatcatcagtgaAGCTCCGATatcaggattcaccatggcaacgggtaaataaagagcagatcCATCCTGCTGTGCAAGTGGGCTCCACCCCGGACATGGTTTGCTGAGCTGTTACGGAGCATACGATACTTTTGGCAGGATCTGGTTCTGAGACTGATTTCGGTGATTTCAGTGGAAAATTTGTTGAGTGTCAGACTATGAATTTTCAAATACTGTgcctttcaaaatgttgacagCATTTAATGACTCAATCTCGATCTATGAGCAAATCTCAGCAAAatgttcagatgcagctgctttaaaaaaaaaaaaaaactcactttaaaaacacattaagttcagttttcaagccttaaaaattatttcagcttcatcttcactcaaatgtTCACATCGTGACCAAGAGCCAAATGtgagacatttttccatcagtgtgaccTTTTACAACATGACAAATGATTGTTCATTGATTAAGTTTGATTTAGACAGTGGTTGCTATAGTAAAGTACAATAAGTGTTTGCAGTGCAAGGAAActaacagtctgacagctgcattaatgtctgcagagtcacagagttAGAAGACATAGACTATTTTATTATGAGCTGATAATAAATCTGTGATGTAATCAATGTCTCCATCCTTATATACTGATAAGTGAACGACTGTAAGAGCAGTCATgttaagtaaacaaaaaaagcaaactatGCTGTAAAAATGTGAACTTCTGCAAAATAACTCCCTCCCCTATGCGCTCTGACAgcaactttatgaatgaggaaatgaatcggAGTTTCAgtcagctggttcaggtgcaACAGGAGGTGAGGAATGAAGAGAGCAACTCAGTGAGCAGGTTAAGTTCCCATCTACAGCCCATTTGTTTTACATGATGACAAAGCTACAGAATAAAAGACAAGTTGAAACTGaaggccaatttagaatcaattaAGCACAGTGCATGGCATCAGGAAGCCTGATTACCTGGAGagcacccacacagacacagagagagcatGCAGACTCTCCCTAACAAAAATCACTGTTCACTAGCACCAATTTGTCCAATTTATTGTAAACTTTGATGCAGGCTGACAGCAGCCGACCTCTATGACTCGTTCTAGCATGCAGGGGTAAAGTCTAAAGGTGTCATTAAAGCTTTGGTTACTAATTCTAAAAATATAGAATTAAACTTTCAAaattaatgctgtttttttggCCCCACAGCAAAGAATTATATatacgatatatatatatatatatatacacatatatatatatatatatatatagctagcCATGGGCAGAAAAACATAGCCCCCCAGCCCAAAAATGAGACATTGGACATTGCTATGGCTTGTCTTTCTGCTGGATGTCACAAAATTTCCTTCAGCTTAGTGATTCCAAGTCTAAGGTTTTATTCATTCCCACAATCCTGACCTGTAACTTGGAGAACAATCTTGGAAAACAATCCTCCAGCATTTAGCACTCTGCCAACAATCTGGGTGTGATGTCTGACTCAGAGCTTTGTTAGTCAGGCTTTCTCCAACTAAGAGATATGCAAAAGTTTAAAATCTTTTCATCTTAAGTAGACTCTGAAAAAAGTCATCCATACTTTCATCTTGTCACATTTGTGATGCTAGCTAAAAAGCTCTAAAATCAAAGAAACAAGTTGCTCCTATCTTGTGCTCCTATCCTTGCTCCAACAGTTTTTAGTCCCCATTtactatttattattattatttttaacatatctATATATTTTACTTGTCACATTATTCACAGTGTTCGTTCAGAGAGGTATACTATGAAGAAAGTTCGAcatagccaggctttctttgggTTAGCTGGCTCAACAAAACCTTAATGAATATATCACGCCAGTTGTTATCAAAACTGACCAACTACCTTCTGCAGCGAGACACGTATAATCAAAAGAATGGGGgataaagctttatttaaaaaaaggaaaataaaaataaatgacggCAGAAGATTAATTCTACAGAAACAATCTGTTTCTAAcatgacagctgcacattaaacCTCTGAAACTTCAAAACAGCGATTTAAACATTACAAGCCACTCACTGCATTCACTTTAGTTTGTGGAAGTGAAATTTGTTTCACTGACTGAAAATGTGTTCTTGCCTGTGAGCTTCAGGTTCAATGTAAAACAGACTTTGCAGGAAGGacacacaaaaaattatttgtgcatttttgacATCACCAACTGAATGCATGCAAATTCCAGTGGCAATGCAATGTACGCAGTTTGTCCTGCCGTGACTTCACAACACAGCTTCCTTCTGATATGTTAGTAAGATACAGCTCAGCATGTTGCAtgtaaaaaatgaacaaaacacatTCCTTCAGTGGAGGATCTACACATAGCGCACGGTCATTAAAACAGTGAAATCAGTAAAGATGTGGCGCTGAGAGACAATTTTACACCGTAACTCTGACCACATAAGAGTTTCAACACAAACTCTGACCAGGTTTAGCTCAGTGTTAAGTTACCACGGTGATCTAACAGGTTAAAAGGAAAACCACCTTTGTCAGACTGAAATGGCTTGAATTTAGGCTCAGCGTACCTCACTAACCTGTTAATCtctttcatttgttgttttgctttttatgttttattatcatcattattgcATTTTGTAGAGTACTTTGTAACTGTTTTCAAAGGGGCTATACAATTCAAGTTTTATAATTATTACTGCATATATTATACAAATACATGTAGCATCCAACCTATTAGATATTCCCTGTTtacaatacatttttatacatttgctAACTCTGGTTGTGATGCATTTCCCCTTTTTTATTGAACTGTActttgacaaattaaaaaaaaaaaaaaagctacattgAGCTACTCTCTTACTCACAGGAGGGCTGTCACAGAAGACAGACCTTTTATGCTGAAAACCCTTCCTGATGAAACcacaaagggatttgtgtctcctctcaGGACAAAACCAGGATGTTTCACTTGTTaggtaaatgtgtaaaacacacTACAGAGCCACAATTTTGAATTTAATCAAAGATAGCAGGAAAATGCTTTAAAGTAAAATTATACAATTTGATACTATTTACCCCCTAGAGGTTCATTCTGAGCCAGGTAAAACCCTGAAAGGTGGCATTATTTTCTTCCTAGTGTAATTAAGCGTACAGTTTAACCCCCCTCCCCATGAAAGAGCAAGCAGGTGTACCTCAAAACAGGGAGCAGGACTTGGGGGGTCTGAAGGGATTATCACTGGAGGGCACCCCCATCAGGAGAGGATCCTTGGAGGCATTTTGCACACAGAAGTTTCTCAGATCAGCAGCAGCCTGGGACACCTGCAGAGCCAGACaagtatatgtgtgtgcgtttgtgtgtgtgtgtgtgtgtgtgggggggggggggggggggggggggggggggggggttgtttgaaAACAGTATTGTGATGCCTGCTGCAAACCTTTGTACTACCCACTCTCATTTACATGACTAACTGGCCCTTTTTGCATAACTTTTGTAAGCAACAGTACAATACGCGAATGGGTGTGCCTCCTgtgtaactttgttttttgAGATTATATATCCACGTTCTCATTTAGATAATCAACTCAAGGAAGTTTAAATTTTATAAACGTGTCACTTCTCCCGACACTTTAAAACGACTTTCTAAATCAGGCAGAAACCGAAACACAGAAGAAACTTGCTCGCTTGTAGCTGCGATTTACGCGACCAGAAAGTAATTTGTGAGTCTTAAGTGTAACCTTGTGGACAACTTTGTTGAATCTACGGACACAGTGTCACTTCTACAGTTTGTCTCCGCCATTCAGCAATAGGGACAGCTCAGTCttccgtgtttgtgtgttagtggAGAGCGGCTCGTTCGTACCTTGATCCTCCGGATACTGGCCTCTAACCGGAGCTGCTTCACGGTTCTTTGGGCGACAATTAAGTTGCTGTTGGCATTGTTGTTGGACATGGCGACGGCTGTCGGTAGAAACGCGTTGAAGGCTGTTTTCTATAAACTGCCACCACCGAGCGAGAGGAAACTTACCCCTAACGGCTCTAAAGTACACCCGAGTGGGGAAACATCGTCCACTGGTTGGTGTCCGCCCCCCGCCGTACCAACAAAGCACTGGATTGGACTGTAGGCCCGTCAATCAAAAAGTCAACTCAAAGCCACACCCCTACAAACACTGGCCATTATTATTGGTTTCCTAGAGAGCAGATCTGGAGGGTATTCTCTGACCTTCACCCACAACATTCATCACACCTTTTAACGTCCACCAGTGTGATAATATTATTTACAATAAAGTAAGTAAAATGTGGGGGTAAATGCCTCAGTGGACACAAATGCAGTGTATTGTTGGAGGCACCCAGCAGACTAACAGCAGGGGGCAGTTCAAGGATTTTTAATTTGGTGGCCATGGACA containing:
- the LOC115789259 gene encoding guanine nucleotide-binding protein G(I)/G(S)/G(O) subunit gamma-10, with protein sequence MSNNNANSNLIVAQRTVKQLRLEASIRRIKVSQAAADLRNFCVQNASKDPLLMGVPSSDNPFRPPKSCSLF